The proteins below are encoded in one region of Lactuca sativa cultivar Salinas chromosome 3, Lsat_Salinas_v11, whole genome shotgun sequence:
- the LOC111920804 gene encoding bifunctional UDP-glucose 4-epimerase and UDP-xylose 4-epimerase 3 isoform X2, producing MIWRSCFPKLINGLCCNYRFDAVVHFAGLKAVGESVAHPFRYFDNNLIGSITLYKVMAKYNCKKLVFSSSATVYGQPKKIPCVEEFELKAMNPYGRTKLFLEEIARDIHNADGEWKIILLRYFNPVGAHESGKLGEDPIGIPNNLMPYIQQVAVGRLPELNVYGHDYPTKDGSAIRDYIHVMDLADGHVAALKKLFTKQDIGCFACNLGTGRGTSVLEMVTAFEKASGKKIPIKLCPRRAGDATEVYASTDKAAKELNWKAKYGIEEMCRDQWNWARQNPWGYQKPPTKKGG from the exons ATGATTTGGAGAAGTTGTTTTCCCAAGCTAA TAAATGGATTGTGTTGTAATTATAGGTTTGATGCTGTGGTACACTTTGCTGGGCTGAAAGCTGTGGGTGAAAGCGTGGCCCATCCATTCCGTTACTTTGATAATAATTTGATCGGGTCCATCACTCTGTACAAAGTCATGGCCAAATACAATTGTAAGAAG TTGGTATTCTCTTCATCTGCAACTGTTTATGGGCAGCCGAAGAAAATTCCATGTGTCGAGGAATTTGAACTCAAGGCAATGAACCCATATGGGCGCACAAAG CTGTTCCTTGAAGAGATTGCTCGAGATATTCATAATGCAGATGGGGAGTGGAAGATAATACTGCTGAGATACTTCAATCCTGTTGGAGCTCATGAGAGTGGGAAACTCGGTGAAGATCCGATTGGGATCCCAAATAATCTGATGCCTTACATACAACAAGTAGCTGTTGGAAGATTACCAGAGTTGAATGTTTATGGTCATGATTACCCCACAAAGGATGGCAGTGCC ATCCGGGATTACATCCATGTGATGGATTTGGCTGATGGTCATGTTGCAGCACTTAAAAAGCTTTTCACAAAACAGGATATag GTTGTTTTGCCTGCAACCTGGGGACCGGTAGGGGGACCTCTGTGCTTGAAATGGTGACTGCGTTTGAGAAAGCATCTGGAAAG AAAATCCCCATTAAACTGTGTCCAAGAAGGGCTGGAGATGCTACAGAAGTTTATGCCTCTACGGATAAAGCTGCAAAAGAGCTTAATTGGAA GGCAAAATATGGGATTGAGGAGATGTGCAGGGATCAATGGAATTGGGCAAGACAGAACCCATGGGGATACCAGAAGCCGCCCACCAAAAAAGGAGGCTGA
- the LOC111920890 gene encoding CASP-like protein 4A4 isoform X2 — MKEGSGFSVIPRQPAAAVSPGAAYLSPAMGVPTPSPFSFSVASSRWSSSRPSIHIFILALRAMVLVFSFASSLALAATMSDDNQDGFQKYTEFIFVVTTVIFFYSAYQLFKGISDISCRCVLISDKISDYLSFVLDQLAGYLLVSSSSVTAGAIQNTSSSLKKAAIVSVSMSVVALLTTAISAILSGYKLSKRIMW; from the exons ATGAAAGAAGGCAGTGGCTTTTCGGTAATTCCACGGCAACCAGCGGCGGCTGTTTCTCCTGGTGCCGCCTACTTGTCTCCGGCGATGGGTGTTCCGACACCATCACCATTCTCGTTTTCTGTCGCTTCTTCTCGATGGAGTTCTTCTAGACCTTcgattcatattttcattctcgCTCTCAGGGCAATGGTGCTGGTTTTTTCTTTTGCTTCTTCTCTGGCGCTCGCTGCCACCATGTCTGATGACAATCAGGATGGATTCCAAAAATACACAGAATTCAT CTTTGTGGTGACCACTGTGATTTTCTTCTATTCTGCATATCAACTGTTCAAAGGTATCAGTGACATTTCCTGTAGATGCGTTCTTATATCGGACAAGATCTCAGACTACTTAAGCTTCGTTCTGGATCAG TTGGCTGGGTACCTCCTTGTTTCATCTTCTTCAGTGACAGCAGGAGCTATCCAAAATACATCATCATCACTCAAGAAAGCAGCAATAGTTTCTGTTTCCATGTCAGTTGTTGCACTTTTGACAACCGCAATTTCTGCAATTCTCTCTGGATACAAGCTCAGCAAAAGAATTATGTGGTGA
- the LOC111920873 gene encoding uncharacterized protein LOC111920873, which yields TTARNGQAITISLPDLSHPSIYHESKPQPHKSSSTDLNLVVISPGLDPQGTIRSTKRARIIGVGLELYNSKIVDMPIQSKLDFCEFCIIWAGQDGEFYKNFPNDNREEKGKEDETKNEKQEGRVLLPWEMLQPMLRILSHCLMGTYKNKNHELHEAACRACRSLYARALHDINPKAILAIGSLLKLINFRKKGVDHTELPVTNVINL from the coding sequence ACCACCGCCCGTAACGGCCAGGCAATCACCATAAGCCTCCCGGATCTCTCTCATCCGAGCATTTACCATGAAAGCAAACCACAACCCCATAAGAGCTCGTCAACCGATCTTAACCTAGTCGTGATCTCCCCTGGTTTGGATCCTCAAGGAACAATCCGGTCAACGAAACGAGCCCGGATCATCGGAGTTGGTCTCGAACTATATAATAGCAAAATCGTTGACATGCCGATCCAATCGAAACTCGATTTCTGTGAATTTTGTATCATTTGGGCAGGCCAAGATGGAGAATTCTATAAAAATTTCCCAAACGACAATCGAGAAGAAAAGGGGAAAGAAGACGAGACCAAGAACGAAAAACAAGAAGGCAGGGTTTTGCTGCCATGGGAGATGCTTCAACCAATGTTGAGAATATTATCGCATTGTTTAATGGGTACTTACAAGAACAAGAACCACGAGTTGCATGAGGCTGCATGTCGTGCTTGCAGGAGTCTTTATGCTAGGGCATTACACGATATAAATCCGAAAGCGATTTTGGCTATTGGGAGTCTCCTTAAACTTATTAATTTTCGGAAAAAGGGTGTTGATCATACTGAGTTACCCGTTACTAATGTCATCAATCTTTAA
- the LOC111920890 gene encoding CASP-like protein 4A4 isoform X1, producing the protein MKEGSGFSVIPRQPAAAVSPGAAYLSPAMGVPTPSPFSFSVASSRWSSSRPSIHIFILALRAMVLVFSFASSLALAATMSDDNQDGFQKYTEFIYSFVVTTVIFFYSAYQLFKGISDISCRCVLISDKISDYLSFVLDQLAGYLLVSSSSVTAGAIQNTSSSLKKAAIVSVSMSVVALLTTAISAILSGYKLSKRIMW; encoded by the exons ATGAAAGAAGGCAGTGGCTTTTCGGTAATTCCACGGCAACCAGCGGCGGCTGTTTCTCCTGGTGCCGCCTACTTGTCTCCGGCGATGGGTGTTCCGACACCATCACCATTCTCGTTTTCTGTCGCTTCTTCTCGATGGAGTTCTTCTAGACCTTcgattcatattttcattctcgCTCTCAGGGCAATGGTGCTGGTTTTTTCTTTTGCTTCTTCTCTGGCGCTCGCTGCCACCATGTCTGATGACAATCAGGATGGATTCCAAAAATACACAGAATTCAT ATACAGCTTTGTGGTGACCACTGTGATTTTCTTCTATTCTGCATATCAACTGTTCAAAGGTATCAGTGACATTTCCTGTAGATGCGTTCTTATATCGGACAAGATCTCAGACTACTTAAGCTTCGTTCTGGATCAG TTGGCTGGGTACCTCCTTGTTTCATCTTCTTCAGTGACAGCAGGAGCTATCCAAAATACATCATCATCACTCAAGAAAGCAGCAATAGTTTCTGTTTCCATGTCAGTTGTTGCACTTTTGACAACCGCAATTTCTGCAATTCTCTCTGGATACAAGCTCAGCAAAAGAATTATGTGGTGA